From a region of the Odoribacter splanchnicus DSM 20712 genome:
- a CDS encoding efflux RND transporter permease subunit, with the protein MNKLINRKVLISMIFIGLTMMGLFSYRYLLMELYPDAEFPSLNVTISTKTELDPKYIESQAAIPVEGVISGLEGVEDITTLISNRNARITVSFTKNTNVKYAYLKLEEKIKAITKSIPEDFTIQVNKAGSGMASDQFMTLQILGDDDVDYVRNITDIDIAPILESTDGIASVTVMGGRQKSIEILLDDEKCKALNITASQVSSLIGKNMSEKTFAGSVFQDNKRFFVNVTAEYLATEDLGNIVVSEGPVLLKDIADINFGIKEEESYSRVNGKEVITCVISKSPLVNIIDLSQRVREEIAQLNEELATKGVSIKVDTDTAETMSENINTIINLGLTGAILAIFILYLFLRNFKIVTFIAVAIPISVFSAFYFFYFFGISINTLTLTGIALAVGMLLDNSVVVMENIFRLRAIGVNSQEAAVRGTQEVAKAVIAATLTTITVFLPFLFSDDFILKLIGEHIGVSIITTLILSLVVALLLIPMAVNQFMKGQGDRVNFSTLSIHSRPVQIYIALLKMCLRKPAAVVFTAILVLIVTVALSLTLTMNTLKEIEADTFNVYMTFPNGNTLNRTDETIKAYEERLNDIQEIEQYSTKIYSTDASVTIKLKEDFEKINKKTLNELKSTILSLSDGLRVSDISLEAIESSENFRGGGSSLMGGADQLMKKMGMGTQTEKIVIKGQDFEKMANLAELLKFQLEELDNISYSSVSSSRGKPEARIMFDQYLMGINDVTPNNVVTELNNFAPQNTTSIKYKAGDQEYDIIIKDKRLAEKKEEENQDPVRTLEDLRNMQVTNTNNSLTELRSFSNINLTRGQGNINRVNQDKEITVNYRFNSDVNESKNILEAARTEIDELVQNTDIPTGIAVEVVHEEDETSEFTFLILAAFVIIYMILASVFESLTAPIVLMFAIPLAAIGSLLALLFTSNSLMNANVLIGVIILIGIVVNNSIILIDYTSQLRRQGNRKPRALIIAGISRVRPILITAITTIVAMFPLAMGQGEFVSGLGAPFAITVIGGLTMSTLLTLVIIPTLYSGLEEALHRLRTQSLTLKIIQLTLLILAVIGIVMITDSLIWQLGYFVGAIILIPAATWFMETSLRQANSRIIPPDQEIHISIRNLVKIYGRPNEFQREWQSGQRVRERLGLKEEYRQWSDLKPLVWMLPITGFLIYFTYFYQTLTFWAIIFAVCTWMLLTKLIAIGGEYFKAHKIKSLSWCIRVCGIFIYYFSPLFTLIWASIKFSDSGMAILLGLLWYVAIVARYLSDRIHKYNINIDMIDGRFRELKKGVYKIATKIPMIGYKKKPFKALNAVSMEIHTGMFGLLGPNGAGKTTLMRIICGIFEQSYGKIFINGIDTQKKREELQGLIGYLPQEFGTYENLTSWEFLEYQALLKGIYNPKTRSKRITEVLEAVHMYENKDKKIGGFSGGMKQRIGIAQTLLNLPRILVVDEPTAGLDPRERIRFRNLLVELSRNRIVIFSTHIIEDIASSCNQVGVINKGSLKYHGTPSEMVEIAKDVTWTFEIPAREFVKLPSDLLLVHHIRNGENIKVRCLSETQPVPNAVHTSPLLEDSYLWLLRNVKLANHENIITQ; encoded by the coding sequence ATGAACAAACTAATAAATCGTAAAGTACTGATTTCGATGATCTTCATCGGTTTGACCATGATGGGGTTGTTTTCGTACAGGTACTTACTGATGGAATTATATCCGGATGCGGAGTTCCCCTCCCTGAATGTAACTATTTCCACCAAGACCGAGCTGGATCCGAAGTACATCGAGAGTCAGGCAGCTATTCCGGTAGAAGGCGTAATCAGCGGCCTGGAAGGCGTCGAGGATATAACGACATTGATTTCCAATAGGAACGCCCGTATCACTGTTTCCTTTACCAAAAATACAAATGTCAAATATGCTTACCTGAAGCTGGAAGAAAAAATCAAAGCGATCACCAAAAGTATTCCGGAAGACTTCACCATCCAGGTCAATAAAGCCGGTAGCGGAATGGCCAGTGATCAGTTTATGACTCTACAGATTCTGGGAGACGACGATGTCGATTATGTCCGGAATATCACCGATATCGACATTGCTCCCATCCTTGAAAGTACGGATGGAATAGCCTCGGTCACGGTCATGGGCGGACGTCAGAAGAGCATCGAAATCCTTCTCGACGATGAAAAATGCAAAGCGCTCAATATCACCGCATCACAAGTCAGCTCACTGATCGGCAAGAATATGTCTGAAAAGACCTTCGCCGGTTCGGTATTTCAGGATAACAAACGTTTTTTTGTCAACGTTACGGCAGAATATCTCGCGACAGAAGACCTGGGAAACATCGTTGTATCCGAAGGTCCGGTATTGTTGAAAGACATCGCCGACATCAATTTCGGCATTAAAGAAGAAGAATCCTATTCGCGGGTGAATGGGAAAGAAGTTATCACCTGTGTTATTTCCAAATCTCCGCTGGTCAATATCATCGATCTTTCACAGCGGGTACGGGAAGAAATCGCCCAGTTGAATGAAGAACTGGCTACCAAAGGAGTTTCTATCAAAGTCGATACGGACACAGCCGAAACGATGAGTGAAAACATCAACACCATCATCAATCTGGGTTTGACCGGAGCGATTCTGGCTATTTTCATTCTCTACCTGTTTTTGCGAAACTTCAAGATCGTCACTTTCATTGCCGTGGCAATCCCCATTTCGGTATTCTCTGCTTTTTATTTCTTTTACTTTTTCGGTATCAGTATCAATACACTGACTTTAACGGGTATAGCCCTCGCTGTGGGCATGTTGTTGGATAATTCGGTCGTCGTCATGGAGAATATCTTCCGGTTGCGTGCGATCGGAGTCAATAGTCAGGAAGCAGCGGTAAGGGGCACTCAGGAGGTGGCCAAAGCGGTTATCGCCGCCACTCTGACTACGATCACTGTATTTCTTCCTTTCCTGTTTTCAGACGATTTTATCCTGAAGCTGATCGGTGAACATATCGGCGTGTCGATCATCACGACTCTTATCCTGTCGTTGGTCGTGGCTTTGCTACTGATCCCTATGGCCGTCAATCAATTCATGAAAGGCCAGGGCGACCGGGTAAATTTCAGTACATTATCGATTCATAGCCGGCCGGTACAGATTTATATCGCTTTACTGAAAATGTGCCTGCGCAAACCGGCAGCAGTCGTATTTACTGCGATATTGGTATTGATCGTCACGGTAGCTTTATCTTTGACACTGACCATGAATACGTTAAAAGAAATCGAAGCCGATACGTTCAATGTCTATATGACTTTCCCCAATGGGAATACCCTCAACCGGACAGACGAAACAATAAAAGCTTATGAAGAACGCTTGAACGATATCCAGGAAATCGAACAATACAGTACAAAGATCTATTCCACGGATGCCAGTGTCACCATCAAACTAAAAGAGGACTTCGAAAAGATCAACAAAAAAACACTGAACGAACTCAAGAGTACGATTCTATCCCTCTCCGATGGGTTAAGAGTCAGCGATATCAGCCTCGAAGCTATCGAGAGCAGCGAGAACTTCCGGGGTGGTGGCAGTTCACTCATGGGAGGTGCCGACCAACTGATGAAAAAAATGGGTATGGGTACCCAAACGGAAAAAATTGTCATCAAGGGCCAGGATTTCGAAAAAATGGCTAACCTGGCCGAGTTGCTCAAATTCCAATTGGAAGAATTGGACAATATCAGCTATTCATCGGTCAGCTCATCCCGGGGAAAACCCGAAGCCAGGATCATGTTCGACCAATATCTGATGGGAATCAATGATGTAACTCCGAATAATGTCGTCACCGAGCTCAATAATTTCGCCCCCCAAAATACGACTTCGATCAAATACAAAGCGGGAGATCAGGAGTACGATATCATCATCAAAGACAAACGGCTAGCCGAGAAAAAAGAAGAAGAAAACCAGGATCCGGTACGTACGCTGGAAGACTTGCGCAATATGCAAGTCACCAACACGAATAATTCCCTTACCGAATTACGTAGCTTCAGTAATATCAACCTTACCCGGGGACAAGGAAACATAAACCGGGTCAACCAGGATAAAGAAATCACGGTGAACTACCGGTTCAATTCCGATGTAAACGAATCGAAGAATATTCTGGAAGCCGCAAGGACAGAGATAGACGAACTGGTGCAGAATACCGATATTCCTACCGGCATCGCTGTCGAGGTGGTACATGAAGAGGACGAAACCAGCGAATTCACTTTTCTGATTCTGGCTGCTTTTGTGATCATTTACATGATCCTGGCGTCTGTTTTCGAATCACTTACAGCCCCGATCGTATTGATGTTCGCTATTCCCCTGGCTGCCATCGGTTCCTTACTGGCCTTATTGTTTACCAGCAATTCGTTGATGAATGCCAATGTATTGATCGGTGTCATTATCCTGATCGGTATCGTCGTCAACAACAGTATCATCCTGATCGACTACACTTCGCAATTGCGGCGACAGGGTAACCGTAAACCGCGAGCCCTCATCATCGCCGGAATCTCGAGGGTACGTCCTATCCTGATCACAGCCATCACCACCATCGTGGCCATGTTCCCGTTAGCCATGGGACAAGGAGAATTTGTATCAGGACTCGGAGCTCCTTTCGCCATCACGGTGATCGGAGGATTGACCATGAGTACATTATTGACCCTGGTGATTATCCCCACCCTATATTCCGGTTTGGAAGAAGCACTTCATCGGCTGCGTACCCAGAGTTTAACCCTGAAGATTATTCAACTCACCCTTTTGATCCTGGCAGTCATCGGTATAGTGATGATAACCGACTCGCTGATATGGCAATTGGGTTACTTTGTCGGAGCCATTATACTGATACCGGCAGCCACCTGGTTTATGGAGACTAGTCTGCGTCAGGCCAACAGCCGGATTATCCCTCCGGATCAGGAAATCCATATTTCAATCCGTAATCTGGTGAAGATCTACGGCCGTCCCAATGAATTTCAACGGGAATGGCAATCCGGCCAACGTGTACGGGAACGGCTGGGATTAAAGGAAGAATACCGGCAATGGTCGGATTTAAAACCTTTGGTATGGATGTTACCTATCACCGGCTTCCTGATTTATTTCACCTATTTCTATCAAACATTGACCTTCTGGGCCATCATTTTTGCCGTCTGCACCTGGATGTTGCTGACAAAATTGATTGCCATCGGAGGTGAATATTTTAAAGCTCATAAAATCAAAAGCTTGAGCTGGTGTATACGGGTATGCGGAATCTTCATTTATTACTTTTCGCCCTTGTTTACGCTCATATGGGCTTCTATAAAATTCTCGGATTCCGGCATGGCTATTTTACTCGGTCTCCTTTGGTATGTCGCTATAGTTGCCCGCTATTTATCGGACCGGATCCATAAATACAATATCAACATCGATATGATCGACGGTCGGTTCAGGGAATTGAAAAAAGGAGTATATAAGATCGCCACAAAAATTCCGATGATCGGATATAAGAAAAAACCGTTCAAAGCCTTGAACGCCGTCTCAATGGAGATCCATACCGGTATGTTCGGTTTGTTAGGACCTAACGGTGCAGGTAAAACCACCCTTATGCGTATCATCTGCGGCATATTCGAGCAGAGCTATGGAAAAATATTCATCAATGGCATCGATACCCAGAAAAAACGGGAAGAATTGCAGGGATTGATCGGTTATCTGCCTCAGGAATTCGGTACTTACGAAAACCTGACCTCCTGGGAGTTTTTGGAATATCAGGCTCTCCTGAAAGGAATTTATAATCCCAAAACCCGGAGCAAACGGATCACAGAAGTGCTCGAAGCGGTTCATATGTATGAAAACAAAGATAAAAAGATCGGAGGTTTCTCAGGAGGTATGAAACAACGGATCGGAATTGCACAGACTTTGCTGAACCTGCCCCGCATTCTGGTTGTCGATGAACCGACTGCCGGATTGGACCCCCGGGAAAGAATCCGTTTCAGAAATCTTTTGGTAGAATTGTCGCGCAACCGGATCGTTATTTTCTCTACCCACATTATCGAGGATATCGCCAGTTCCTGTAACCAGGTGGGTGTTATCAACAAAGGGTCGTTGAAATATCACGGAACTCCTTCCGAAATGGTGGAAATTGCTAAAGATGTGACATGGACTTTCGAAATTCCGGCCCGGGAATTTGTAAAATTGCCTTCCGACCTGTTATTGGTACATCATATCCGGAACGGAGAGAATATCAAAGTCAGGTGTCTGTCGGAGACCCAACCGGTTCCCAATGCCGTACATACTTCTCCTCTACTGGAAGACTCGTATCTGTGGTTGTTGAGGAATGTAAAATTAGCTAATCATGAAAATATCATCACTCAATAG